CCGCCTGCGCCGTTGCGAGGTGCACAGTGACGGGGCGGCCGTCGAGGGCGCCGTCGACCGCTGCGGGGCGGGTGGCGGACGTGTTGACGACGACCAGGTCGCCGGGACGCATGAACCGCGGCAGGTCGCCGAAGCGCACGTGATCGATGCGCTCCGGGCGCGCGACCAGCAGGTTCACGCCGTCACGCGGCAGGCCCCGGCGCTCCGGCGGGTCGCTCGCGATCCGGTCCGGCGGGACGTCGAAGCGGCGGGACGGCCGGACGAGCGTCGGCGTCATGCCCCGGTCACCGATCCACCGGCCGGGGTACCGATGTCCGCGGCACGCAGGCGCCCGCTGGGTGGTCGGGCGTCGATCAGCGCGAGGATCGCGGGCACGACCGACGCGGGATCCGGGCGATCCGAGATGTCGTCGTCAGGGAACGCGGCCTGGTGCATCGCCGTCCGCATGTCGCCGGGATCGAGCGCGTAGACGCCCAGGTCGGGGTGTTCAGCCGCGAGCACGTTCGTCAGCTGGTCGAGGGCGGCCTTGGACGAGCCGTAGACGCCCCAGCCCGGCCATGGCCCCGTGGCGGCGTCGGAGGTGATGTTGATCACCGTTCCACCGGCCGCCTCGAGCGCGGACATGACGACCTGGAAGACCATGAGCGGCGCAATGACGTTGGCGCGGTAGACGTCTGCGAGCGTCGCCTCGTCCACGGTGGCCAGGGCCGGCAGCGGGCTCGGCCCGAGCGCACTGGCGTTGTTGACCAGCAGGTCGAGCCGGCCGGCGTCCGCGACGGCGGCGGCGAGTGCCGCGCGGTGGGCAGGGTCGGTCACGTCCCCGACGACGGGTCTCGCCCGAGTGTGGCCGGCCGTCGCGCCGTGCAGCAGGTCGGCGGCACGGCCGTCGGTGATCACGCGCCAGCCGCGTGCGAGGAGGCCGTCCACGAGCGCCCGTCCGAGGCCCCGCGAACCACCCGTGACGAGGGCGACAGGGGTGTCGGATGCAGGAGTGTGCGTCATCATGGTCCACACGGTAGAACTTGAAGTTGACTTCAAGTCAAGAGGTGAGTTCGAGATGGCGGACCGCATGACCGTCAGCGAGGTCGCGGAGCGCAGCGGGTACGCCGACTCGGCGCTGCGCTACTACGAGCGCAAGGGACTGATCTCGGCGGAGCGCACGGCCGGCAACCAGCGCCGATACCACCGGGACGTGCTGCGGCGGCTGGCGTTCATCGCCGCGGCGCGCCACGTCGGGTTGTCGCTGGACGAGATCAGGGCGGCGCTGGACATGCTGCCGCACGGCCGCGCTCCCACACGTCGGGACTGGACGCGCATCTCGCGCAGCTGGCAGGCCCGGCTCGACGAGGAGATCAACGCGCTCCGCACGCTACGGGACGGCCTCGACAGCTGCATCGGCTGTGGCTGTCTGTCGCTGGACCGCTGCATGATCTCCAACCCGGGCGACGCCGTCCGTGACCGCGGGCCCGGCGCGGTCTTCCTGCCCCGGCCCCTCCACCCCTCCGACCGCGACGCCTGACCGGGAACAGCTCAGCTGGTCGTGGTGAGGTCCAGTTCGACGGCGCGGTCGTACTCGTCGTCGATCAGCACAGGCGTTCGGCCGGCACGCGCCAGCAGCGACGCGGCGATCGAGGCGCGGTAGCCGGTGCGGCAGTGGACCCACACCTCGCCGGTCGGCACGTCGGCCATCCGACGCTCCAGTCGGTGCAGTGGCACGTGGACCGCGCCCTCGACGCGGCCCTCAGCCCACTCGTCGTCGCGGCGTACGTCGAGGATCGCCGGCATGTCGCTGCCCCTGCGCACCGCGGCCAGCGCGGAGAAGTCGACGATGCGGTATGAGCCGCGTTCGCCGCCGTCGGCGTAGGCGTCGACGCCACCGGCCGCCGCCGCCGCGGGGCGGTCGATCCCGATGCGCACCAGCTGGCGCTGTGCCGCGGCGATCTCCTCCGGCGTGTCACCGACCAGCGTGATCGGCACGTTCCACGGCACCAGCCAGCCGACATACGTCACGAACGAATCGCTGAGCTCGACGTTGATCGTCCCCTGCAGGAAGTCGACCGCGTAGACCGTGCGGTCGCGCAGGTCGACGACCCACTCGCCGGCGTGGATGCGCGCCTGGATCTCGACCGCGTCCGCCTCGACAGGCGGCGACAGATCGATCGGCTCGGGGCCCAGCCGGTTTCGGGGCGCCATGTGGACGTAGTAGCGGGGATAGGCATCGAGCCCACCGAGCAGGAGCTCGACGAACCTGTCCTCGTCCAGGGTGGTCAGGGCCATGTTCGCGCGACGCTCGTCACCGATGGTGGACATCTCGTCGCCATCGTCACCGTCGGCGTCGCTGGCCACCGACGAGCAGAAGCTGCCGAAGCCGTGGGTCGGCAGCACGGCGACGTCGTCGGCCAGCAGGTCGGCGATCCTGCGGACCGATCGGTGCTGGCGCCGGGTGAGCTCCTCGGCCATGGCGCGCGAGATGAGGTCGGTCCGCCCGACCGTGCCGTACAGCATCGAGCCGCCAGTGAAGACCGCGACGTCGCGACCGTCGGCGTGCGCGACGTAGGACAGGTGGGTCGGGGTGTGGCCGGGTGTGTGAAGCGCTCTGATCGACAGGTCGTCGCCGATCTGCACGACGTCGCCGTCGATCAGCGTCTCGTGGTCGAAGTCGACCTCGTCGTCGGCGTTCAGGAGGTACGCGGCGCCGGTCGCGCGTGCCAGCTGGTAGCCACCCGTGACGTAGTCGTTGTGGATGTGGGTCTCGAACACGTGGGTGATGCGGACGCCACGCTCGTCCGCCAGGTCGAGCACGCGATCGATGTCGCGCTGCGGATCGACGACGGCGGCGACCGCGCCGTCGGTGATCAGGTAGCTGCGGTCGCCGAGGCTCGTCGTCTCGATGGTGATGATGTCAACCACGCTGCGCTCCTTGCTGTTCGTGGCGGCGGCCGCGCTGCTCACCGCAACGGTCGGGCATGGTGGGCTCGTCGAGCGTCCGTTCAACGAGCGGGCCGGACCGGTCAAGCGCGTGCAGCGCCGTCGGCACGTCCGGATCGATCCGCCCCGCCAGCGTCGCGGCCACACCGGCCCGCTGCAGAGCATCGTGGACCGGGCCGCGCACCGTGGCCGGTCGGAGCTGCACGGAGGGCGAGGCCAGCGCGCGGTCGAGCGCGGCGACGGCGTGCACGCCGGCCGCGTCGATGGCGCCGACGGCGCTCATGTCAGCGATCATCGCGTCCGTATCGGGCCGGCCGGCCAGCAGGCCCTCGATCCACGTCTCGACGTGCCGGCTGTTGGCGTAGAACAACGGGCCGTCGACGCACACGATCGCGACCCGTGGGTCGCCGACGGTGTCGTAACGGTCCCGGTTTGCGGTAGATGTCCGCACCCCGCACCCGCCCGAGCTCAGCGATGTGCGGCCGACCGGTGCGCACGAGGAACAACGCGATGCTGACGACGATGCCGGCGACGATGCCCTGCTCGACGCCGACGACCACCGTGACCAGCGCCGTGAGCAGCCACGTGGCTCCGTCCCAGTGGTCGACCCGCCAGGTGCTTCGCGCGTCGACCACGTCGACAGACCGACGACGGCGACCACGACGACGGCCGCCGGCACCACAGTGGGCAGGACCGCCAGCGCAGGCGCGGCCACCGCCACGGCCAACGCGACGACCGCCGCGGTCACGAGGCCGGCCGGGGGCGTCCGCGCACGCGCATCGAAGTTGACGGCGGTGCGTGAGAACCCACCGGAGACGGGGAACGCCTGGAACGGCCCGGCCGCCAGGTTGGCACCGCTGCTGGCGAACAGCTTCTGCGTGGCGTCGACCGGCTGGTGCATCCGCACGGCCAGAGCGCGGGCCACGCTGATGCCCTCCAGGTAGGCCAGCAGCGCGATCGTGGCCGCGCCCGGCAGCAGCGCGGTGGCGGCCGGGGGATCGATCCCTCGCAGTGACGGCATCGGCAGCCCCGCCGGCACCGTGACGAGCACGGCGATGCCCGCAGCCTCGAGACCCAGCACCACGATCGCGAGGCCGGCACCGAGCACGACCAGCAGGGCGACCGGGGGGCGCGAGCGGCGCCACCGGGCGAGTCCGAGGAGGGCGACCGCCAGGACGCCGAGCACGGTGGGACCGTGCGCCTCGGGGAGCTGCCGGGCGACGGCGGAGATCCGTGCGATGATGGTCTCGGCGAGCAGCGCTGCCAGGCCGGCGTACGAGGCCGGATCGCCACCCGCGAGCGGCCCGACCGTCGATGTGGTCAGCAGCGACACGATGACCACCGGCCCGACGTGCCGAGCACGGCGTAGACCACGAGCGGCACCGTGGCCGTGACCGCCGACATGCCGGCGAGCGCCGCGTACGCCATGGGCCTGGGGATCAGCATGGCCGCGACGGTGAGCCCGGCGACCACGTCGTCCCGCAGACTGACGCGGTCCAAGCGGCGAAGCCAGTCGATCAGCGGCACATGCCCTCACGCGGCCGGATGGGGTGAGATCGCCGGCCACCATGGCGGTTGACACCCTGTAGCGGCCGTGCTCATATAGTACGCACATTTCGTACGGATGTCTCGGCCACCCAACGGGCGGCCGCTCGGAGCGGTGCATGAGCGTGGTGCCGGAGGGTCCGATCCGGGCGCTGCCGCTGGTCGACGGCGAGGCGCGCAGCCCCCGTCTGGTCAAGGTGCTCGACCAGACGACGTGCATCGGATGCCACGCCTGCACGACGGCGTGCAAGTCTGAGCACGAGGTCCCGGTCGGCGTCACGCGCACCTACGTCAAGGCGGTCGACGTGGGCGAGTTCCCGCACGTTCGCCGCAGGTTCCAGGTGACCAGGTGCAACCAGTGCGCAGACGCACCGTGCGTGACCGCCTGTCCCACGTCCGCGATGTTCCAACGCGCCGACGGCATCGTCGACGTCGACAAGCAGGCCTGCATCGGCTGCAGGGCCTGCATGGCGGCGTGCCCGTACGACGCGATCTTCATCAACCCCGACGACCACGCAGCCGAGAAGTGCAACCTCTGTGCGCACCGGATCGACATGGGCCTCGAGCCGGCGTGCGTCGTCGTGTGCCCTGTCGGGGCCATCCTGGTCGGCGACGTCAACGATCCGATGTCGGCGGTCGCCCAGGCGATCGGGCGCAGCCCGACGGCCGTGCGGCGGCCCGAGAAGGGCACCCGACCCGGGGTCCACTACAAGGGCGCGAGTCAGGCGACGCTGGACCCGCTCGCCGCCCACCGCCCCGACGTCGACATCTTCGCGTGGGCCCAGCAGCACCCGCAGACCGACCCGCACCGCATCAACGCCGGCGTGCCGATCGACCCCGTCGACCAGCGCGACGGCACGGGCGCGCCCACCACGTCGTCGGCCGCGGCGCTGCTCAGCTACGACGTCGGCCACGCCGTGCCGTGGGACTGGCGCGTCGGCCTGTACACGTGGACCAAGTCGATCGCCGCGGGCGTGTACCTGGTCGCCGCCACGCTCGTGCTGCTGGGACGGCTCGACGGCGACGGGGCGCTGTGGCGCTGGGTCGTTCCCCTGCTCGCCGTGACCTTCCTGGCGCTCACCGGGGCGATCCTCATCTGGGACCTCGAGCACCCGGCGCGCTTCCACTACGTCTTCACCCGCCCCCAGTGGCGCAGCTGGCTGGTCCGTGGTGGCGTGATCATCACCTCGTTCGGCGCCGTGCTCGCCGTCCACCTCGCGCTCGCCGCGGTCGGAGCCACGGACGCGCAGACCGACCTCACGGCGCTGGGCGTCCCGGCGGCGCTGCTCACCGCCGTGTACACGGCGTTCCTCTTCGCCCAGGCCCGGGCGCGTGACCTGTGGCAAAGCCCGCTGCTGCCACCGCACTTCGCGGTGCAGGCTGTGCTCGCCGGCGCCGCGGTGCTGCTGCCGCTCACCGCGTGGCTCGCGCCCGATTCGGCCCCAACCGTCGCGCTTGCGCTGGCCGGTGGCGCAGTCGTGCATCTGCTGCTCGTCGCGGGCGAGATCACGCTGACCCATCCGACCCACCACGCACGGCTGGCGGCCCACGCCATGACCGCCGGACGCCACGCTCGGCTGTTCCGGGCCGGCCTCGTGCTGGTCGCGCTCGGGGCCGCCGCGCCGTGGCTCGGGATCGGCGTCGCCCCGCTGGCACTGGCCGGCCTGCTCGCCCACGAGCACGTGCACGTCCAGGCCGGGCAGTCGGTGCCGCTCGCGTGAACCGACCGCCCACGACCCCACAGCCACACGGAGCCCACGATGGAACGTGACCTCGACGGGTTGAACGCCCGCGTGTCGGCAGCGCGGGCCGCGACCGAGGCACGCGGTGAGACCTTCTACCCCGGACCCAGCAGGGTGCACCTGGCCATGTTCCCACCGAAGGAACGGTGGGACGACTGGGTCGAGTACGACGCGAGGACATGGCCACGTAAGGACGAGCGGCGCTTCATGCTGGTGCCGACGACCTGCTTCAACTGCGAGGCGGCGTGCGGCCTGCTCGCCTACGTCGACCGCGAGGCGCTGCAGATCCGCAGGTTCGAGGGCAACCCCGAGGCGCCCGGATCACGCGGCCGCAACTGCGCGAAGGGACCCGCCACCATCACCCAGGTGACCGACCCCGACCGCATCCTGCATCCGCTGCGCCGCGTCGGGGAACGCGGTGGCGGACGGTGGGAGCGCGTGTCGTGGGACGACGCGCTCGACGGCATCGCCGCGCGCATCCGTGCCGCCATCGTCGAGGAACGCCGCGACGAGGTCGTCTACCACGTTGGGCGCCCGGGCGAGCTCGGGTTCACCGAGGAGGTCCTGGCGGCTTGGGGCGTCGACGGCCACAACTCCCACACCAACGTCTGCTCCTCGGGGGCGCGTGCGGGCTTTCAGTTCTGGTGCGGACAGGATCGGCCGAGCCCCGACCACGCCAACGCCGAGGTCATCCTGCTGATCTCCAGCCACCTGGAGGCCGGGCACTACTTCAACCCCCACGCGCAGCGCATCATGGAGGGCCGGGTCAACGGCGCGAAGCTGATCGTCATGGACGTCCGGCTGTCCAACACGGCGACCCACGCCACCCACTGGCTGGCACCCTGGCCGGGATCGGAGGCGGCGATCTGCCTCGCGATCGCGAACCACCTCATCCAGACCGGCGCGTACGATCGGGAGTTCGTCCGTCGCTGGTGGAACTGGGAGGAGTACCTGCGGGCCGAGCACCCCGACCGCGACCCGGCGTTCGAGGTGTTCACCGAGCTGCTCGGGACGTTGTACGCCGAGTACACCTTCGCGTTCGCCGCGGCCGAGTCCGGCGTCGACGTCGCGACCCTGGAAGCCGTGGCCGCCGACGTGGCGGGCGCTGGCAGGCGGCTGTCGACCCACAACTGGCGGTCGGCTGCCGCGGGCAACGAAGGCGGGTGGCAGGTGGCCCGCACGCTGTTCCTGCTCAACGCGCTGCTCGGTGCCGTCGCGGTGCCCGGCGGGTTCTACCCGAACGGCTGGAACAAGGTGTCACCGAAGACGCCGGTCAACCCAGACCGTCCCGCGGTCTGGAACGACCTCCACCTGCCGCTGGAGTACCCGCTGGCCATGTACGAGCTGTCGTTCCTGCTGCCACACTTCCTGGCCGAGGGCCGCGGCCGCATCGACACGTACTTCACGCGGGTCTACAACCCGGTATGGACCAACCCAGACGGGTTCAGCTGGATCGAGGCGCTGACCGACCACGAGAAGGTGGGCTGTCACGTGGCGCTGACGCCGACGTGGAACGAGACGGCCTACTTCGCCGACTACGTCCTGCCGATGGGGCACAGTTCCGAGCGCCACGACCTCGTCAGCGGCGAGCAGTACGACGGGCAGTGGATCGGGTTCCGCCAGCCCGTGCTGCGTGTCGCACGCGAACGGCTGGGCGAGGCGGTGACCGACACCCGCCAGACCAACCCGGGCGAGGTGTGGGAGGAGAACGAGTTCTGGATCGAGCTGACGTGGCGAATCGATCCCGACGGGTCACTGGGCGTCCGCCGCCACTACGAGGCACCCGACCGACCCGGCCAGAAGATGACGGTCGACGACTACTACGGCTGGGTGTTCAACCATGGCGTGCCGGGCCTGCCTGAGGCCGCCGCCGCGCAGGGGCTCACGCCGCTGGCCTACATGCGCCGCTACGGGGGCTTCGAGGTCAGCCGGGGCGTCGGGCAGATCCACGAGGAGCGGGTGCCCGACGCCGAGCTGGACGACGTCCGCGTCAGTGAGCTCGGTCGGGTCTACAGCCGGGCGCCGACGCCGGACATGAGCTACGCGACGGGCGCGAGTCCCGACCCCGACGCCGAGGGCCGCCGCGCCGCGGGTGTCATGGTGAACGGGGTGGTGCGACGCGGGTTCCCGACCCCGTCAGGCCGTCTGGAGTTCTGGTCGTCGACGCTCGCGGCCTGGGGCTGGCGCGAGTACGCGCTGCCGACCTACATCCGCAGCCACGTGCACCCGGAGCGACTGGCGGACGACGAGGTGCCGCTGATCTCGACGTTCCGGCTGCCCGTCCAGATCCACACCCGCAGTGCGAACGCCAAGTGGCTCAACGAGCTGGCTCACACGAACCCGCTGTGGATCCATCCCAGCCACGCCCGCCGGCTCGACATCGTCACCGGCGATCTCGTCCGCGTCGAGACACGCGCCGGACACTACGTCGTCAAGGCATGGGTGACCGAGGGCATTCGTCCGGGCGTCGTCGCCTGCAGCCACCACATGGGCAGGTGGAAGCCGCGGGGCGAGACCGAGGGTCACGACCGACCGCGCCAGCGCATGCAGACGTCCGACGTGACGCTGGACAACCAGGGCAGCCGCTGGCGGATGGCTGACAGGTCGCCGCACCGGCCGACCGGCGACGACCCGGACCTGCGTCGCATCTGGTGGTCCGACATCGGGGTGCACCAGAACATGACGTTCCCGGTGCATCCTGATCCGGTCTCGGGACAGCACTGCTGGCACCAGGCGGTGCGGATCCGTCCTGCCGGCCCGTCCGACGCCTACGGCGACGTCGTGGCCGACACCGATCGGATGCGCGAGATCTACCGCGAGTGGCTCGCGAAGACGCGGTCGGCCGCCATCGTCTCGCCCACCGGGGAGCGGCGCCCGCACTGGCTCCAGCGGCCGCTCCGGCCTCAGCGTGCGGCGTGGGCGCTGCCGCCCGACCGGGCACGAGCGCCGGACGCCGCCCAGTGATGGAGCTGCTGCGCGCGCTCGGCGCGCTCGCCGAGGAGCCAGGGCCGGCGCACGAACCGCTCGCCGCGCTGCTCCACCTGCCGCGCGCACCCGACGCTGCGGCGTTCACCGACTGCTTCATGTTCAACCTGTACCCGTACGCCAGCGTGTATCTGGGCGCCGAGGGCAAGCTGGGCGGCGCCGCGCGTGACCGCGTCGCGGGCTTCTTCCGGGCGCTGGGGGCGGTGCCGGACACCGAACCCGACCACCTGACCCTGCTCGTGACTGCCTACGGGCAGCTGCGGGACGTGCCGGCCGACGGTCCGGCCGGCCACGCCGCCGCCGCACTGCTGCACGAGCACCTGGTCCCGTGGCTCCCGCTGTACCTCGCCCGCGTGCGTGCCCTCGCACCGGCGCCCTACCCGCAGTGGGCGCAGGTGCTGGCCGACGTGCTGCTGGCTGACGCCGGAGGCGTCGCCGATGCGGTGGACCCGCCCCTGCACCTGCGTGACGCACCTGCGCTGCCCGATCCGCGCGCCGCCGGTCACGACGCGTTCGTCGACGGCCTGCTGAGCCCTGTGCGGGCGGGCGTGATCCTGACCGGCCGGGACCTGTTGCGGGCGTCCCGCGAGCTGCGGCTGGGCCTGCGTGTCGGTGAGCGGCGGTTCGTGCTCGACGCGCTGTTGGCCCAGGACGCCGCCGCGACGTTGCGCTGGCTGGCCGGGCACACGCGCACGACCGGCGACGCGTGGGCGCCGTGGACCGAGGTGGCACCCACGACGGCGACGTGGTGGTCCACGCGCGCCGACGCGACCCTGGGGCTGCTGCACGAGCTGGCACTGGAGGTCGACGGCGTCCACCCGGCGGAGGTCGGTGGATGAGCAGCCTGGTCCTCGCCGCCCTGTCGTTCATCGCGGCCGGCATCGGCGCGCTCGGTGGGCTCGGCGGCGCGGTCCTCCTGGTCCCCGCGCTCGTGGTCGCCGGGATGGCGCCGGCCACGGCCGCGCCCCTCGGCCTGCTGACGGTCGCCGCCAGCTCACTGTCGGCCTCCTCGACGCAGCTCGACGAGGACACCGTCAACCATCGGCTGGGCGTGACGTTGGAGGTCTCGGCCAGCGCCGGCGCCGCGGCCGGCGCGTTGCTGTCGGCCGTGGTGAGCGCCACCGTCCTTCAGTGGGTGCTGGCCGTCGCCGCCATCGGGGCTGGCATCGCGAGCGCTGCCCGCGGCGGGTCACGTCATCGCGAGACACGCGACACGGGCGCGATGCCAGGCGAGCGCCGTGGCCGCCTGGCCGGCGCCTACCAGGAAGACCGGGGTGTGATCGAGTACCGGGCCCGCAATGTGCCCGCCGGTGTCTCGGTGATGGGTGCCGCGGGTCTGATCGCGGGCATGACCGGCACGAGTGGGGGCTTCATCAAGACCCCCGTGATGACCGAGCTCATGCGCGTGCCGATCAAGGTCGCCGCGTCGACGACGGTGTTCATGGTCGGGGTCACCGCGGCGTCGGCGCTGCTGGTGTACGCCGTCCAGGGCCGGATCGACCCGGCCGCGGCTGGCACGGTCGTGGTCGGTGGGCTCGCCGGCGGGCGCGCGGGCGCGATGATGCAGGCCCACCTGCCGCCGCTGCTCGTCCGCCGCTTCCTCGGCGCGATCCTCGTACTCGTCGGTGTCGTCCTACTGGTCCGCGACTGATGTCCCGGTCACGCAACCCCGCACGACGCCGGCTGAGCGCGGTCCTGAACCGCGAGGTCCCGGTCGTGCTCGCGCTCGGGGCCGTGGCATGGCTGGCCCCCGGCCCCGTGTCACGCCTCGCGGGATGGGCGATGGTGGGAGTGCTGATCATCACGCCGATCGCACGGGTCGGCTGGCTGGCCACGCGCTGGATGGGGTTCGACCGTCGCTTCGCCTGGGCCGGTTGGGCGCTGCTCAGCGCGGTCGCCTCGGGAGCGGTCGCGGCGGTGATGCTCAGATGACCGACGCATGGAGAGGACCCCGCTGATGGCCGGCGCCGAACCGCTGTGGGAGCAGGTGCTCAACGACATCAAGCGCAGGCTGGCGTCCGGTGAGATCCGCGACCGGTTCCCGACGGACCGCGAGCTGGTCGAGACGTACGGCGTCAGCCGGCACACCGTGCGCGAAGCCGTCCGCCGCCTCCACGCCCTGGGTGTGATCGAACGCGAGCGCGGACGCGGCAGCATCGTCCGCCACACCGCGTTCGTCCAACCGCTGGGCACCCTCTACAGCCTGTTCCGCGAGATCGAGGCGCGAGGGGTCACCCAGCGGAGCACGGTCCTGTCCTTCGAAGCCTGCCCGGACCCCGTCGCCGCGGCCAGGTTCGGCCTGCCCGCCGACACCGCCATCGTCCACCTCGAACGCGTCCGGCGTGCAGGCGACCAGCCGCTGGCGCTCGACACCGCCTGGCTGCACCCCGAGGTCGGCCTGTCCGTCCTGGGCGCCGACATGACCCACACGGCCCTGTACGACGAGATAGAACGGCGCGCCGGCGTGCGGATCACCGGCGGCGAGGAGACCATCAGCGCGCGCATCCCCGACGCGCAACTGCGCGACGTGCTCGAACTCGAGGAGGACGAGGCGCTGTTGCGCATCGACCGGACCGGCGAGGCCGACGGGCGGGTCGTCGAGTGCCGCGTCACCCTGGTCCGGGCGTCGCTGTTCGCACTCGTCATGCGCTGGCCGAGCTACGGCGCGGTGACCTCGCGGTTCTCACCGGACGGCGACGGCGGCGGCGGGCTGTCCGCACCGCCCGCCGAGGACGGCGACAGCCCAGGCACCATGGCCTGAGGCGGCGTGCTCACCCACAGCGCGCCGCACCGGGCGTCCGTCGATCCGTCAGCTGATCGGCTGGAGGGTGGCGAGCAGGCAGTCGACGGACGTGATGATGCCGACGAGCCTGCGGCCGTCGTCCACGACCGGCAGGGCGTTGATCTGGCGGGACA
The genomic region above belongs to Euzebyales bacterium and contains:
- a CDS encoding sulfite exporter TauE/SafE family protein, yielding MSSLVLAALSFIAAGIGALGGLGGAVLLVPALVVAGMAPATAAPLGLLTVAASSLSASSTQLDEDTVNHRLGVTLEVSASAGAAAGALLSAVVSATVLQWVLAVAAIGAGIASAARGGSRHRETRDTGAMPGERRGRLAGAYQEDRGVIEYRARNVPAGVSVMGAAGLIAGMTGTSGGFIKTPVMTELMRVPIKVAASTTVFMVGVTAASALLVYAVQGRIDPAAAGTVVVGGLAGGRAGAMMQAHLPPLLVRRFLGAILVLVGVVLLVRD
- a CDS encoding GntR family transcriptional regulator; amino-acid sequence: MERTPLMAGAEPLWEQVLNDIKRRLASGEIRDRFPTDRELVETYGVSRHTVREAVRRLHALGVIERERGRGSIVRHTAFVQPLGTLYSLFREIEARGVTQRSTVLSFEACPDPVAAARFGLPADTAIVHLERVRRAGDQPLALDTAWLHPEVGLSVLGADMTHTALYDEIERRAGVRITGGEETISARIPDAQLRDVLELEEDEALLRIDRTGEADGRVVECRVTLVRASLFALVMRWPSYGAVTSRFSPDGDGGGGLSAPPAEDGDSPGTMA